One window of Medicago truncatula cultivar Jemalong A17 chromosome 2, MtrunA17r5.0-ANR, whole genome shotgun sequence genomic DNA carries:
- the LOC120578338 gene encoding uncharacterized protein → MPVAEMLVDSAAGFDYLSMLDGYSGYNQIFIAEEDIAKTAFRCPGALRCYEWIVMPFGLKNVGATYQRAMNLMFHDFIKNFMQVYIDDIVVKSSSEERHLEHLRQSFERMRQYGLKMNPLKCAFGVCAGDFLGFVVHKKGIEINQNKTKAIIETKAPSTKKELQSLLGKINFLRRFISNLSGKTQAFSPLLRLKKDYIFKWEPEHQKAFDEIKSYLVNPPVLSPLLKGRRMKLYIATSDGTIGSMLAQEDEYGTERAIYYLSRVLNDVETRYHPSEKLCLCLFFSCTKLKHYIKPFDVYVYSHFDIIKHMLSKPILHSRVGKWALALTEYSLTYQSLKAVRGQIVADFIVDRSISEVLTTEIDNHPWNLYFDGSSHKNGTGIAIVLISPKHHKFEHMFRINQFCSNNEAEYEALITGLEIALELGARCIEIRGDSELVLKQMTREYRCVKESLVTYHAIASRLLKQFRHVGIRHVPRIENQNANDLAQRASGYKFSKERTQEPIEIRNRRNSIECFPGKSLTPKLGGTRASQDSIKGTDSVEIFVINDLNENDWRKPIVDYLENPNGATPRKVKYRALSYVIMGSELFKKTSEGVLLKCLGEIDAYLAVSNTHDGTCGTHQAGHKMKWLLFRQGLYWPTMLKDCIEFAKGCQGCQKYAGIQRVPASELHAIIKPWPFRGWALDVIGEIKPTSSKGYRYILVGIDYFTKWIEAIPLKDVT, encoded by the coding sequence ATGCCGGTAGCAGAAATGCTAGTAGATTCAGCGGCGGGTTTCGATTACTTGAGTATGCTAGATGGATACTCTGGTTATAATCAAATCTTTATTGCAGAAGAAGATATCGCCAAGACCGCATTTCGATGCCCGGGGGCGTTACGATGTTATGAATGGATAGTGATGCCATTTGGTCTGAAAAATGTTGGTGCTACGTACCAGAGGGCGATGAATTTGATGTTCCATGACTTCATAAAGAATTTTATGCAGGTTTATATAGATGACATTGTAGTGAAGTCTTCTTCGGAAGAAAGACACTTGGAACATTTACGCCAATCATTCGAAAGGATGAGGCAAtatggattgaaaatgaatccattaaaatgtGCATTTGGGGTTTGTGCAGGTGATTTCTTAGGTTTCGTTGTACACAAAAAAGGAATCGAGATCAACCAGaacaaaaccaaagcaataattGAGACCAAGGCTCCTTCTACAAAGAAAGAATTACAGTCTCTATTAGGGAAAATCAACTTTCTCCGAAGATTTATATCAAATCTAAGTGGCAAGACACAGGCTTTCTCACCACTGCTTCGTTTGAAGAAAGATTATATTTTCAAATGGGAACCTGAGCACCAAAAAGCTTTCGATGAAATCAAGTCTTATTTGGTAAATCCTCCGGTCCTTTCTCCTTTGTTGAAGGGTAGAAGGATGAAGTTATATATAGCAACGTCAGATGGCACTATCGGAAGTATGTTAGCACAAGAGGATGAATATGGCACAGAAAGggccatttattatttaagtcGAGTACTTAACGATGTTGAAACAAGATACCATCCTAGTGAAAaactttgtttgtgtttattcttCTCATGTACAAAACTCAAGCATTATATAAAGCCTTTTGACGTTTATGTGTATTCCcattttgatatcattaaacATATGTTGTCAAAGCCAATTTTACATAGCCGAGTCGGGAAATGGGCCTTGGCATTGACAGAATATTCACTAACATATCAATCATTAAAAGCTGTCAGAGGCCAGATTGTGGCTGATTTCATTGTAGACCGTTCAATAAGTGAGGTTTTGACAACCGAAATAGACAACCATCCATGGAATTTATATTTCGATGGTTCTAGTCATAAAAATGGTACTGGCATAGCGATAGTCCTAATATCGCCCAAACACCATAAATTCGAACACATGTTTCGAATCAATCAGTTTTGCTCTAACAACGAGGCCGAGTACGAGGCTTTAATTACAGGTCTAGAGATTGCACTCGAACTAGGGGCAAGATGCATCGAAATCAGAGGAGACTCTGAACTTGTCCTCAAACAGATGACTAGAGAATATAGGTGCGTTAAAGAAAGTTTGGTCACCTATCATGCAATTGCTAGCAGACTGCTAAAACAGTTCCGCCATGTGGGCATTCGGCACGTACCTCGCATAGAGAACCAAAACGCAAATGACTTAGCACAGAGGGCCTCTGGGTACAAATTCTCCAAGGAACGGACGCAAGAGCCAATAGAGATAAGAAACAGGCGAAACTCGATAGAATGTTTTCCTGGAAAATCATTAACGCCAAAACTTGGGGGGACCAGAGCAAGTCAAGATTCCATAAAAGGTACGGACTCTGtcgaaatttttgtcattaacgATTTAAATGAAAACGATTGGCGTAAGCCCATAGTAGATTATCTGGAAAATCCAAATGGAGCCACCCCTCGAAAAGTGAAATACAGAGCCTTGAGCTATGTGATAATGGGTAGTGAGCTATTCAAAAAGACTTCAGAAGGAGTTTTGTTGAAATGCCTGGGAGAAATAGACGCATATTTGGCTGTTTCCAATACTCATGATGGAACATGCGGGACACACCAAGCAGGCCACAAAATGAAATGGCTCTTATTTCGACAAGGTTTGTATTGGCCAACTATGCTCAAAGACTGCATAGAATTCGCAAAAGGATGCCAAGGATGCCAAAAATACGCTGGAATTCAACGCGTCCCAGCAAGTGAACTCCATGCAATAATCAAACCGTGGCCATTTAGAGGATGGGCCTTAGATGTAATAGGGGAGATTAAACCTACTTCATCGAAAGGATACAGATACATCTTAGTAGGGATAGATTATTTTACGAAATGGATAGAAGCGATTCCCTTAAAAGATGTTACTTAA
- the LOC120578339 gene encoding uncharacterized protein, which produces MVKFAEDTGFKLLTSTPYYAQANGQVEATNKNTIAIIKRKIKAKPKNWPEILGEALWACRTSPKESINTTPFRLTFGHDTVLPVEILLQSVRIQRQCKIPFNHYWDMVIDELTDLDEERLTALEVLARQKEKVAKAYNKKVKSKFFAQGDLVWKVILPMDKKDRALGKWSPGWEGPWQILRVFSNNAYEIEELNDDRRILRINGKYLKKYKPTLQEIRIIQE; this is translated from the coding sequence ATGGTGAAATTCGCCGAAGATACAGGTTTTAAATTACTAACTTCGACACCATACTATGCACAGGCAAATGGTCAAGTTGAAGCAACAAATAAAAACACCATTGCTATTattaaacgaaaaataaaagcaaagccCAAGAACTGGCCTGAAATATTAGGCGAAGCTTTATGGGCATGTCGAACGTCTCCCAAAGAATCGATAAACACTACACCGTTTAGGTTAACATTTGGTCATGATACTGTACTACCAGTAGAAATTCTGTTGCAATCAGTCAGAATTCAAAGGCAATGCAAAATACCATTTAATCATTATTGGGACATGGTCATAGACGAATTGACCGATCTCGATGAAGAAAGATTAACAGCATTAGAAGTCCTTGcaagacaaaaagaaaaggtagcaaaagcatataataaaaaagtaaaatcgAAGTTTTTTGCCCAAGGTGATTTGGTATGGAAAGTGATCTTACCAATGGACAAAAAAGATAGAGCTTTGGGAAAATGGTCACCCGGATGGGAAGGACCATGGCAAATATTAAGGGTCTTTTCGAATAATGCTTATGAGATCGAGGAATTGAACGACGATCGAAGGATTCTACGAATAAATGGAAAGTACTTGAAAAAGTATAAACCAACATTGCAGGAAATTAGAATCATACAAGAGTAA